The Streptomyces sp. NBC_01353 genome contains a region encoding:
- a CDS encoding LamG-like jellyroll fold domain-containing protein: MRRSWGLTAALVLTVAAGAGGSLAPTAAALTPPVAFTADDLPTWQTNGIVWALAEANDTVFVGGTFSEVRPPEGGTGTPKGAVNFAALDAATGAPTDCVLSFTVGSGTATVRTLVVSPDKKTLYAGGYFGAVNGTPVSSLAAIDIATCTPKAAFTPSFPATVRALAVTDTTVYAAGDFDTVEGQTRQRFAAVTTAGALLPFTANADEPGRAIEVTPDGQHVLLGGDFFTVNGANSHALAVVNATTGAVTKAYPNGWIPQNSVVKDIETDATGFYTGNEGTGGGVFDGRIALNLSDFEQRWRDTCLGATQAVRSYQGVLYSASHAHDCSSVGEFPDGRRYHLLAQPTTSTGKLGWFPDTNDGLGEGIGPRAFTISGTGTTKYLWVGGEFTTTNGAPAQGLTRFASGPDTGAPTVPTVSAAAVTPNAVQVRWRSSLDLDDSTLTYKVYRNGAATPIATVQGDSLHWSRPQVSFKDTTVTPGQTYTYRVTAGDADGNTSALSATSTVTVPTSPEPYASQVIADGAGLYWRFDESTTPYAADSSNGNNSGLYVNAPVLRQTPAAVSGASTAVALNGTDEQIHSDRRQEVTGSFTIETWFKTTTNRGGKLIGFGNNTTRNSGSYDKHLYMTNTGNVVFGVYTGSARTLTSLGSYNNGAWHHAVGTQGPDGMKLYVDGKLLASNNVTTNQQYPGYWHVGADNLSGWPLRPTSTFLAGQLDEAAVYPTALTAAQVAKHHSLASAPADTVTLVTASEDTYANAGAPGTNYGTSSSMAVRGTAAYESYLRFTLPAAPAGTVLKSARLAVKTTTMAGAGSADSQSVVPVTGAWTEAALTYTNRPALAASPIGTLSGATDGSAVYSAALDASAISAALGGSYSVALTSTGTDPLWLWSSEAAAAEGTPQLVLTFGAP; the protein is encoded by the coding sequence ATGCGTAGATCCTGGGGGCTTACCGCTGCCCTCGTCCTGACCGTCGCGGCCGGAGCCGGAGGCTCTCTGGCCCCGACGGCCGCGGCCCTGACGCCGCCGGTGGCCTTCACCGCGGACGATCTGCCGACCTGGCAGACCAACGGCATCGTCTGGGCACTCGCCGAGGCGAACGACACCGTCTTCGTGGGCGGCACCTTCTCCGAGGTGCGCCCGCCCGAAGGCGGCACCGGCACTCCGAAGGGGGCCGTCAACTTCGCGGCGCTGGACGCGGCGACGGGCGCGCCCACCGACTGCGTTCTCTCATTCACCGTCGGCAGCGGCACCGCGACCGTGCGGACCCTGGTGGTCTCACCGGACAAGAAGACGCTGTACGCGGGCGGTTACTTCGGTGCCGTCAACGGCACGCCGGTCTCCAGCCTCGCCGCGATCGACATCGCCACCTGCACACCGAAGGCGGCCTTCACCCCGAGTTTCCCCGCCACCGTGCGGGCCCTCGCGGTCACCGACACCACCGTCTACGCGGCCGGCGACTTCGACACGGTGGAGGGACAGACCCGGCAGCGGTTCGCCGCCGTCACCACCGCCGGCGCCCTGCTGCCCTTCACCGCGAACGCCGACGAGCCGGGCCGGGCCATCGAGGTCACCCCGGACGGGCAGCACGTGCTGCTCGGTGGCGACTTCTTCACCGTGAACGGGGCCAACTCGCACGCGCTCGCCGTGGTCAACGCCACGACCGGCGCCGTGACGAAGGCGTACCCCAACGGCTGGATCCCGCAGAACTCCGTCGTCAAGGACATCGAGACGGACGCGACGGGCTTCTACACCGGCAACGAGGGCACGGGCGGCGGCGTCTTCGACGGCCGTATCGCCCTGAACCTCTCCGACTTCGAGCAACGCTGGCGCGACACCTGCCTCGGCGCCACCCAGGCGGTCCGCTCCTACCAGGGTGTGCTCTACAGCGCCTCGCACGCCCACGACTGCTCCAGCGTCGGCGAGTTCCCGGACGGGCGCCGCTACCACCTGCTCGCCCAGCCGACGACGTCGACCGGCAAGCTCGGCTGGTTCCCGGACACCAACGACGGCCTCGGCGAGGGCATCGGACCGCGCGCCTTCACCATCTCCGGCACCGGGACGACCAAGTACCTCTGGGTGGGCGGAGAGTTCACCACCACGAACGGTGCCCCCGCCCAGGGTCTGACCCGCTTCGCCTCCGGCCCCGACACCGGCGCGCCGACCGTGCCGACGGTGAGCGCCGCTGCGGTGACCCCGAACGCGGTGCAGGTCCGCTGGCGCTCCAGCCTCGACCTGGACGACTCGACGCTGACGTACAAGGTCTACCGCAACGGCGCCGCGACCCCGATCGCGACCGTCCAGGGCGACTCGCTGCACTGGTCTCGCCCCCAGGTCTCGTTCAAGGACACCACCGTGACCCCGGGCCAGACCTACACCTACCGGGTGACGGCCGGTGACGCGGACGGCAACACCAGCGCCCTGTCCGCGACGTCGACGGTGACGGTCCCGACCTCGCCGGAGCCGTACGCCTCCCAGGTGATCGCCGACGGCGCCGGGCTCTACTGGCGCTTCGACGAGTCCACCACGCCGTACGCCGCCGACTCCTCCAACGGGAACAACAGCGGCCTGTACGTCAACGCGCCCGTCCTGCGCCAGACCCCGGCCGCCGTCAGCGGAGCCTCCACCGCGGTCGCGCTCAACGGCACGGACGAGCAGATCCACAGCGACCGGCGTCAGGAGGTGACCGGCTCGTTCACCATCGAGACGTGGTTCAAGACGACCACGAACCGTGGTGGCAAGCTGATCGGCTTCGGCAACAACACGACGCGGAACAGCGGTAGCTACGACAAGCACCTCTACATGACGAACACCGGCAACGTGGTGTTCGGCGTCTACACCGGCTCGGCCCGGACACTGACGTCGCTGGGCTCGTACAACAACGGTGCCTGGCACCACGCGGTGGGCACGCAGGGGCCGGACGGCATGAAGCTGTACGTCGACGGCAAGCTGCTGGCGTCCAACAACGTCACCACCAACCAGCAGTACCCGGGTTACTGGCACGTCGGCGCGGACAACCTCTCCGGCTGGCCGCTGCGTCCGACGAGCACCTTCCTCGCCGGCCAGCTCGACGAGGCGGCGGTCTACCCGACGGCGCTCACCGCGGCGCAGGTCGCCAAGCACCACAGCCTGGCCTCCGCGCCGGCCGACACGGTCACCTTGGTCACCGCGTCGGAGGACACCTACGCCAACGCCGGCGCCCCCGGCACCAACTACGGCACGTCCAGCTCCATGGCCGTGCGCGGTACGGCGGCGTACGAGTCCTACCTGCGGTTCACGCTGCCGGCCGCCCCGGCGGGCACCGTCCTCAAGAGCGCCCGGCTCGCGGTGAAGACCACCACGATGGCGGGCGCGGGTTCGGCCGACAGCCAGTCCGTCGTGCCGGTCACGGGTGCCTGGACCGAGGCCGCGCTGACGTACACCAACCGCCCGGCGCTCGCCGCCAGTCCGATCGGGACGCTCAGCGGTGCCACGGACGGCTCGGCCGTCTACTCGGCGGCGCTGGACGCCTCGGCGATCTCGGCGGCGCTCGGCGGCTCGTACAGCGTCGCGCTGACCAGCACCGGGACCGATCCGCTGTGGCTCTGGTCGTCCGAGGCGGCGGCCGCGGAGGGCACTCCGCAGCTGGTGCTGACCTTCGGCGCCCCGTAG
- a CDS encoding glycosyltransferase, which translates to MRVLHAVTLHSPTHAFGGPVRVAVNLCRGLAERGHQARLVALGDGFGERLPTEVDGVPARLYRARSILPLGFSGITSPALLAGAGALVRDADVVHVHLARDLVTLPVALAALRAGRPLVLQTHGMVDPSEKILARILDAVAVRRVMRGASAVLHLTGRERKDLDAVVGGPLDRAVRLVNGVPAQEPRPAPAGPPRILYAARLQSRKRPTDFVAAVPEILRHHPDATFVLAGPDEGERAAVDALVAELGVGDRVDRPGPLSAERMLEEMRRAHVYVLPSVDEPFPMSVLEALSVGTPAVVTDSNGLARDIEEAGAGRVVTDPAGIAPAVTALLDRHANDSASVAARKLATEAFSMEAVLDTLLGVYESVRVDQAGSQA; encoded by the coding sequence CTGCGCGTCCTGCACGCGGTCACCCTGCACAGTCCCACCCACGCCTTCGGCGGCCCGGTCAGAGTGGCGGTCAACCTCTGCCGCGGACTGGCCGAACGCGGCCACCAGGCACGCCTGGTGGCCCTGGGCGACGGCTTCGGTGAGCGGCTTCCGACGGAGGTCGACGGAGTGCCCGCCCGGCTCTACCGGGCCCGCTCGATCCTCCCGCTCGGCTTCAGCGGCATCACCTCGCCCGCGCTGCTCGCCGGGGCGGGCGCGCTGGTCAGGGACGCCGATGTGGTCCATGTCCACCTCGCCCGCGACCTGGTGACCCTGCCCGTGGCGCTGGCCGCGCTGCGGGCCGGCCGGCCGCTCGTGCTCCAGACGCACGGCATGGTCGATCCGAGCGAGAAGATCCTGGCCAGGATCCTGGACGCGGTCGCGGTCCGGCGCGTGATGCGCGGTGCCTCCGCCGTCCTCCATCTGACGGGCCGTGAGCGCAAGGACCTGGACGCCGTCGTCGGCGGTCCGCTCGACCGGGCCGTACGACTCGTCAACGGCGTACCCGCCCAGGAGCCGCGCCCGGCACCCGCCGGCCCGCCCCGCATCCTCTACGCGGCCCGGTTGCAGTCCCGCAAGCGCCCCACGGACTTCGTCGCGGCGGTCCCGGAGATCCTGCGCCACCATCCCGACGCCACGTTCGTCCTCGCGGGGCCCGACGAGGGCGAGCGGGCGGCCGTCGACGCGCTCGTCGCCGAGCTGGGAGTCGGCGATCGGGTGGACCGGCCGGGACCACTGTCGGCCGAGCGGATGCTGGAGGAGATGCGCAGGGCGCACGTGTACGTCCTGCCCTCTGTCGACGAGCCGTTCCCGATGTCCGTCCTGGAGGCGCTGTCGGTCGGCACACCCGCCGTCGTCACTGACTCCAACGGCCTCGCCCGCGACATCGAGGAGGCCGGCGCGGGACGCGTGGTCACGGACCCCGCGGGCATCGCCCCGGCCGTCACCGCGCTGCTGGACCGCCACGCTAACGACAGCGCCTCCGTGGCGGCCCGGAAGCTGGCCACGGAGGCGTTCTCGATGGAGGCCGTCCTCGACACCCTGCTCGGGGTGTACGAGTCGGTCCGTGTGGATCAGGCCGGCAGCCAGGCGTAG
- a CDS encoding GDP-L-fucose synthase, which yields MNESTTAPTEAPSYLPERARIFVAGHRGLVGSAIARRLTADGHEVITRTRAELDLRDAARTAAFLAETRPDAVVLAAAKVGGIMANSTYPVQFLEENLQIQLAVVAGAHAAGVERLLFLGSSCIYPRLAPQPIPEDALLTGPLEPTNEAYALAKIAGIVQVQSYRKQYGAAYVSAMPTNLYGPGDNFDLETSHVLPALIRRFHEAREEGREEIVLWGSGTPRREFLHVDDLAAACAVLLRSYDGDEPVNIGCGEDLTIRELAETVAEVTGYEGRIAWDTSKPDGTPRKLLDVSRLTGLGWKPAVALPDGIAATYAWWREQN from the coding sequence ATGAATGAATCGACGACCGCCCCGACGGAAGCCCCGTCGTATCTGCCCGAGCGGGCCCGGATATTCGTCGCGGGCCACCGCGGCCTCGTCGGCTCCGCGATCGCCCGCAGGCTGACCGCGGACGGGCACGAAGTGATCACCCGGACCCGCGCCGAGCTCGATCTGCGCGACGCGGCCCGGACCGCGGCCTTCCTTGCCGAGACCCGCCCCGACGCCGTCGTGCTCGCCGCCGCGAAGGTGGGCGGCATCATGGCGAACAGCACCTACCCCGTGCAGTTCCTGGAGGAGAACCTCCAGATCCAGCTCGCGGTCGTCGCCGGCGCGCACGCCGCCGGGGTCGAGCGGCTGCTCTTCCTCGGCTCGTCCTGCATCTACCCGAGGCTCGCGCCCCAGCCGATCCCCGAGGACGCGCTCCTCACCGGCCCGCTCGAGCCCACCAACGAGGCCTACGCGCTGGCCAAGATCGCCGGCATCGTGCAGGTCCAGTCGTACCGGAAGCAGTACGGAGCCGCCTACGTCTCCGCGATGCCCACGAACCTCTACGGGCCCGGCGACAACTTCGACCTGGAGACCTCGCACGTCCTGCCGGCGCTGATCCGCCGCTTCCACGAGGCCCGTGAGGAGGGCCGCGAGGAGATCGTGCTCTGGGGCTCCGGGACCCCGCGCCGGGAGTTCCTGCACGTCGACGACCTGGCCGCCGCCTGCGCCGTACTGCTGCGCAGCTACGACGGCGACGAGCCGGTCAACATCGGCTGCGGCGAGGACCTCACCATCCGCGAACTCGCCGAGACTGTCGCCGAGGTGACGGGGTACGAGGGCCGGATCGCCTGGGACACGAGCAAGCCCGACGGCACACCGCGCAAGCTCCTCGACGTGTCCCGGCTGACCGGACTCGGCTGGAAGCCGGCCGTCGCACTGCCCGACGGCATCGCCGCCACGTATGCCTGGTGGCGGGAACAGAACTGA
- a CDS encoding glycoside hydrolase family 71 protein: MADKPSARPHRAPGHRRLLPGLALGVLLLGAWAGIGTAGALRDDAPAEPASTPPAAYSTALPFDLPPPRELRRSGKLVFAHYFTPYPLSLDNEPADRDYYSRNYLTPNGEKGKHRAYGGLLRDRPLPAAPEAGNWGLAHLRQEIRTARDAGLDGFTLDLLSESGRNRDRAELLLRAAREEDPGFRIQLMPDMTSLSTTPASLADTLARLARHPSAHRLPDGRLVVSPFKAEEKDPDWWRSMMRELESRHGIRTALVPLFLDFTPEHERYAAISHGFSEWGARSANRQDGAGAAADRARRLGKIWMQPVSVQDARPNQGVYDEAGNTETLRASWGAAIDSGADWVQLTTWNDYSEGTHFAPSLHNGYAYLDLTSYYLTRFKTGAWPKIVRDTLYLTSRVQFVDATPPTARQPRLIEPRRGTATPRDTVEVVSFLTAPAQVRTTTGTTDSAYQAPPGVHAHLLPLRTGHSSATAVRAGKTTTTVTTRYPVRRPIDKQDLQYYAVTSGRSQR, from the coding sequence ATGGCGGACAAGCCCTCAGCCCGGCCCCATCGGGCACCGGGCCACCGTCGGCTGCTCCCGGGACTCGCTCTGGGCGTGCTGCTCCTCGGCGCCTGGGCCGGCATCGGAACGGCCGGAGCACTCCGCGACGACGCCCCCGCCGAGCCGGCCTCGACGCCCCCGGCGGCGTACAGCACCGCCCTCCCCTTCGACCTGCCCCCGCCCCGCGAACTGCGCCGCTCGGGCAAGCTCGTCTTCGCTCACTACTTCACCCCGTACCCGCTCTCCCTGGACAACGAGCCGGCGGACCGCGACTACTACAGCCGCAACTATCTGACCCCGAACGGCGAGAAGGGCAAGCACCGGGCGTACGGAGGGCTGCTGCGCGACCGTCCGCTGCCCGCCGCGCCCGAGGCCGGGAACTGGGGACTGGCCCATCTGCGCCAGGAGATCCGTACCGCACGCGATGCCGGGCTCGACGGCTTCACCCTCGACCTGCTTTCCGAGAGCGGACGCAACCGGGACCGCGCTGAACTGCTGTTGCGGGCCGCCCGCGAGGAGGACCCCGGCTTTCGGATCCAGCTCATGCCCGACATGACCTCGCTGAGCACCACCCCCGCCTCACTCGCCGACACGCTCGCCCGGCTGGCCCGCCACCCGTCGGCGCACCGCCTGCCGGACGGCCGGCTCGTCGTCTCCCCCTTCAAGGCCGAGGAGAAGGACCCCGACTGGTGGCGGTCGATGATGCGCGAGCTGGAGTCCCGGCACGGCATCCGCACCGCACTCGTCCCCCTCTTCCTGGACTTCACCCCGGAACACGAGCGGTACGCGGCCATCAGCCACGGCTTCTCCGAGTGGGGCGCCCGCAGCGCCAACCGGCAGGACGGAGCGGGCGCCGCCGCCGACCGCGCCCGGCGGCTGGGCAAGATCTGGATGCAACCCGTCTCCGTGCAGGACGCGCGCCCCAACCAGGGCGTGTACGACGAGGCGGGCAACACCGAGACGCTGCGCGCGAGTTGGGGAGCCGCCATCGACTCCGGCGCCGACTGGGTCCAGCTCACCACCTGGAACGACTACTCCGAGGGCACCCACTTCGCGCCCTCGCTGCACAACGGCTACGCCTACCTGGACCTCACGTCCTACTACCTGACCCGCTTCAAGACCGGCGCCTGGCCGAAGATCGTCCGCGACACCCTCTATCTGACCTCACGCGTCCAGTTCGTCGACGCCACCCCACCCACCGCACGCCAGCCCCGGCTGATAGAGCCCCGTAGGGGCACGGCAACGCCCCGGGACACCGTTGAGGTCGTCTCCTTCCTCACGGCACCCGCCCAGGTACGCACGACGACCGGCACCACCGACAGCGCCTACCAGGCACCCCCCGGAGTCCACGCCCACCTCCTGCCCCTACGCACCGGCCACAGTTCGGCCACCGCCGTGCGCGCCGGAAAGACCACGACGACGGTCACGACCCGCTACCCGGTACGCCGCCCGATCGACAAGCAGGACCTCCAGTACTACGCGGTCACGAGCGGCCGCAGCCAGCGGTGA
- a CDS encoding sugar transferase, translating into MATPPHPRAKARWYPVVALTVDILGVGLPTALIMGVERQPYAYLSALVAALCWVAVRALRRRYARRELGESRGSLPVLHDWLILLGVLAVLRAAADLHHPALLCLAALIPAPVLTLTCSKLTWHHLVAARREAQVVTRVLVLGEPTAAGDVAEHLAGRTEHPYVVVGVVAVGDGQVRTGAPVATRLGVLMPEAADGDTTHVLAAVRELEADVVLVAAGPLMAGERLRRLSWGLHDSGTELALAPGLVEFAVKRLETTSAAGMALLRVAPPVRSGVQQVLKSVMDRAGAAFGLLALSPFFLAIGAAVRLTSPGPVFYKQERVGQGRTPFVMWKFRTMYLDAEARKAELSQANEHDGLMFKMRRDPRVTRVGRLLRRTSLDELPQLINVFLGSMSLVGPRPPLPEEVARYGDVELRRLAVRPGMTGLWQISGRSDLSWDETVELDLHYVDNWSFTSDVDVMARTFRAVVDGRGAY; encoded by the coding sequence GTGGCGACACCGCCGCACCCGCGTGCCAAGGCCCGCTGGTACCCGGTCGTCGCGCTGACGGTCGACATCCTCGGCGTGGGGCTGCCCACAGCGCTGATCATGGGCGTCGAGCGTCAGCCGTACGCCTACCTCAGTGCCCTGGTCGCCGCCCTGTGCTGGGTCGCGGTCCGCGCGCTCCGAAGACGGTACGCGCGTCGGGAACTCGGCGAGTCGCGGGGCAGTCTGCCCGTTCTGCACGACTGGCTGATCCTCCTCGGGGTACTCGCCGTGCTGCGTGCCGCCGCCGATCTGCACCATCCGGCGCTGCTCTGTCTCGCGGCACTGATCCCGGCACCCGTACTCACCCTGACCTGCTCGAAACTGACCTGGCATCACCTGGTCGCGGCCCGCCGCGAGGCGCAGGTGGTCACCCGGGTGCTCGTCCTCGGCGAACCCACGGCCGCCGGTGATGTCGCGGAGCACCTCGCCGGACGCACCGAGCACCCGTACGTGGTGGTCGGCGTCGTCGCGGTCGGGGACGGCCAGGTCCGTACCGGCGCCCCCGTGGCGACCCGGCTCGGCGTCCTGATGCCGGAGGCCGCGGACGGGGACACCACCCATGTCCTGGCCGCCGTCCGTGAGTTGGAGGCCGATGTCGTCCTCGTCGCGGCCGGCCCCCTGATGGCGGGCGAACGGCTGCGGCGGCTCTCCTGGGGGCTGCACGACTCCGGTACCGAACTCGCCCTGGCCCCCGGCCTGGTGGAGTTTGCCGTGAAACGCCTGGAGACCACATCGGCGGCCGGAATGGCGCTGCTCCGGGTCGCGCCGCCGGTGCGCAGCGGTGTGCAGCAGGTCCTGAAGTCCGTCATGGACCGCGCCGGAGCGGCCTTCGGGCTGCTCGCCCTGTCGCCGTTCTTCCTCGCGATCGGCGCCGCGGTGCGGCTCACCTCGCCCGGGCCGGTGTTCTACAAGCAGGAGCGGGTCGGGCAGGGGCGAACCCCGTTCGTGATGTGGAAGTTCCGCACGATGTATCTCGACGCCGAAGCCCGCAAGGCGGAGCTGTCGCAGGCCAACGAGCACGACGGACTGATGTTCAAGATGCGGCGCGACCCCCGGGTGACCCGGGTGGGCAGACTGCTGCGCCGCACTTCGCTCGACGAACTGCCCCAGCTGATCAATGTGTTCCTCGGTTCCATGTCCCTGGTCGGACCGCGTCCGCCGCTGCCGGAGGAGGTGGCGCGGTACGGGGACGTGGAGCTGCGCCGGCTCGCCGTGCGCCCCGGGATGACCGGACTGTGGCAGATCAGCGGCCGTTCGGACCTGTCGTGGGACGAGACGGTGGAGCTCGATCTCCACTACGTGGACAACTGGTCGTTCACCAGCGATGTCGATGTCATGGCCCGTACGTTCCGCGCCGTCGTCGACGGTCGCGGAGCGTACTGA
- the gmd gene encoding GDP-mannose 4,6-dehydratase yields the protein MSKTALITGVTGQDGSYLTELLLSKGYTVHGLVRRSSSFNTERIDHVYQDPQQANRSFVLHHADLSDGVALVNLLRDIRPDEVYNLGAQSHVRVSFDAPLYTGDVTGLGALRLLEAIRASGVDTRIYQASSSEMFGATPPPQNEQTPFHPRSPYGAAKVFAYWTTVNYREAYDMFAVNGILFNHESPRRGETFVTRKVTRAVARIKAGLQDRLYLGNLDAVRDWGYAPEYVDAMWRMLQCDEPTDYVVATGVPATVRQFVQTAFSHVGLDWAEHVRYDPKYERPSEVDALIGDASKARDLLGWKPSVQVDELARIMVDADVRLVEDQLAGATVRIDR from the coding sequence ATGAGCAAGACCGCACTCATCACCGGAGTCACGGGGCAGGACGGCTCGTACCTGACCGAACTGCTGCTGTCCAAGGGCTACACGGTGCACGGCCTCGTCCGTCGCTCGTCGAGCTTCAACACCGAGCGCATCGACCACGTGTACCAGGATCCGCAGCAGGCGAACCGTTCGTTCGTGCTGCACCACGCCGATCTCTCGGACGGGGTGGCGCTGGTGAACCTGCTCCGTGACATCCGCCCCGACGAGGTCTACAACCTCGGGGCACAGTCCCATGTGCGGGTCTCCTTCGACGCACCGCTGTACACGGGCGACGTGACGGGCCTGGGCGCCCTGCGGCTCCTGGAGGCGATCCGGGCGAGCGGGGTCGACACCCGGATCTACCAGGCGTCCTCCTCCGAGATGTTCGGCGCCACACCGCCGCCGCAGAACGAGCAGACGCCGTTCCACCCGCGCAGCCCGTACGGCGCCGCCAAGGTGTTCGCATACTGGACCACGGTCAACTACCGCGAGGCGTATGACATGTTCGCGGTGAACGGGATCCTGTTCAACCACGAGTCGCCGCGGAGGGGCGAGACCTTCGTGACGCGCAAGGTGACGCGGGCCGTGGCCCGCATCAAGGCCGGACTGCAGGACCGGCTGTACCTGGGCAACCTCGATGCCGTTCGCGACTGGGGGTACGCCCCCGAGTACGTCGACGCGATGTGGCGGATGCTTCAGTGCGACGAGCCGACCGACTACGTGGTGGCGACCGGAGTCCCGGCGACCGTGCGGCAGTTCGTGCAGACGGCGTTCTCCCATGTGGGGCTCGACTGGGCGGAGCACGTCCGCTACGACCCCAAGTACGAGCGCCCCAGCGAGGTCGACGCCCTGATCGGCGACGCGAGCAAGGCGCGGGACCTGCTTGGCTGGAAGCCCTCGGTTCAGGTGGACGAGTTGGCCCGGATCATGGTCGATGCCGATGTCCGTCTCGTCGAGGACCAGCTGGCCGGAGCGACGGTCCGTATCGACCGCTGA
- a CDS encoding DUF350 domain-containing protein — MSDIVNGLGRATAYGALGVVLLILGIVLVDLLTPGKLGRQIWEERNRNAATLLSSALLGVGGIVFTSIWTTYDDFGKGLASTAAFGLLGLAMMAVAFLVVDLVTPGKLGATLVDPQPHPAVWVTASCNIAVSAIVSASIA; from the coding sequence ATGAGCGACATCGTCAACGGCCTCGGTCGGGCCACCGCCTACGGCGCACTCGGCGTGGTGCTGCTGATCCTCGGCATCGTCCTGGTGGACCTGCTGACGCCGGGGAAGCTCGGCCGACAGATCTGGGAGGAGCGGAACCGCAACGCCGCGACACTGCTCAGCTCCGCCCTGCTCGGCGTAGGCGGGATCGTCTTCACGTCGATCTGGACGACGTACGACGATTTCGGCAAGGGCCTCGCCTCCACGGCCGCGTTCGGTCTGCTGGGGCTGGCGATGATGGCCGTGGCCTTCCTGGTCGTGGACCTGGTCACGCCGGGGAAGCTGGGCGCCACCCTCGTCGACCCCCAGCCGCATCCGGCGGTCTGGGTGACGGCCTCCTGCAACATCGCCGTCTCCGCGATCGTGTCCGCGTCCATCGCCTGA
- a CDS encoding DoxX family protein produces MTTLNRRDLGLLVLRVGTGAVLAAHGTQKLFGWFGGGGIEGTAQGMAAMGFSPPRESAIAAGLGEAGGGALLALGLATPAAGAAAAGAMAGAVAVHLPAGFFAQSGGFEYPAFLGFTAAAIGITGAGRYSLDHATGHVVDRPWVVATAFLASALAAAAVVGRRAQAQDDAAEPSEPDA; encoded by the coding sequence ATGACCACCCTGAACCGACGCGACCTCGGGCTTCTCGTACTCCGGGTGGGGACCGGCGCCGTCCTCGCCGCACACGGAACCCAGAAGCTCTTCGGCTGGTTCGGCGGCGGTGGCATCGAGGGCACCGCACAGGGGATGGCGGCCATGGGCTTCTCGCCGCCCCGTGAGAGCGCGATCGCCGCGGGCCTCGGTGAGGCCGGCGGCGGCGCACTGCTCGCCCTGGGCCTGGCCACTCCGGCGGCCGGCGCCGCCGCGGCCGGAGCCATGGCGGGCGCGGTCGCCGTGCATCTGCCCGCGGGCTTCTTCGCCCAGTCCGGCGGCTTCGAGTACCCGGCCTTCCTCGGATTCACCGCGGCCGCCATCGGCATCACCGGCGCCGGCCGCTACTCCCTCGACCACGCCACCGGTCACGTCGTCGACCGGCCCTGGGTCGTCGCCACCGCCTTCCTCGCCAGCGCCCTGGCCGCGGCCGCCGTGGTCGGCCGCCGCGCCCAGGCCCAGGACGACGCGGCGGAACCGAGCGAACCGGACGCGTAG